Within the Pan troglodytes isolate AG18354 chromosome 2, NHGRI_mPanTro3-v2.0_pri, whole genome shotgun sequence genome, the region cattttaaagagatGCTGAGTGCACGGAGGTCAGCATTCTGCCATTGAAAGGCAAAACCACATTATAGGCAAACCACATGTCCCTGTGGACTGTGCCCTTTCAGGATTAGTTGCAACTGAAAGCTAAAGAAAATGAACCATTTAAGCAGAAAAACCCCATCTGAATGAAACTCAAAAGAACGACACTTTGTTTTATAACTGCTTTAGGGAATTCACATTTAATCAAAATTGAAGACTACAGCATTTGCCAGGAGAATTCTTGCATCTTATCTCAGttttagtgattttctttttaattagttgATGCTCCACAGAAATCCTAAAATACTTAAAAgcgagaaacagaaataaaagtgggAGTGTCAATTGCTTGTGGCAGAATTGTGTTTGCTTCCTTGGTTTTGGGCAATGTTGCTAACAAGTAACCTGTAACCTACTTCTGAAGGCTACAAGTAGATAATTACTtggttaattttcatatttcagcTTATAGTCTTAATTAGTTCTCCAACTAGTATTCCTTAGGCGATGTATAATCCCACCTTATCATATTTGTGATTTTTGCTATTTGGGATCTCATGTTTCCATTTAGAAGATGAAAAACTTAGCTTGTGCCCCCACATTACTAGATATCTATGCATTGTCATGTGTTCTTGCCGAGAGTTAGAATATTTTGCAATTTAGAACTCAAAGGGAACTGAGTGAAATGCTTGCTACTTTGAAGTAATTTCTTTGTGATTATGAATATGTTACAAATATTAACCTAAAATGAACATACTTTGAATTGCTTCTTAGGAGGAGATGGAAGCACAGGTAAAGGGTTTGGTATTAGGCAGATGCCAATTCAGATCATACCTTTATGCTTCTCTGGGCAAAGTTCTTAATCTGAGTCTAAACTACTGATAAAGCATGTGCTTCATAGAACTGCTCCAAGGATTTAGTGAGATGATGAGGGCAAGGGTTTAGCACGTACTTGCCCGATATTTTCTGCATCTGTGCTGCCCAATGGAAgtataatgcaagccacatatgtaattaaaAATCTTCTAGCATTCACATTAAACAGTTAAACAGGTTAAATTAGTGATAactatgtattttattcaatCCAACATATGCAAAATGATTTCtacataaaaattatcaaaatacttttcatttttaaatacaaagtcGTTGAAATCCATTTTCTCAGAACATTTCAATTTGGACTAACCGCATTTTAACTGCTTAATAGCCagatgtggctagtggctatggTATTGGGCAGTGCAGCTCTAGATGGTCAAAACATtgtcatttccttcttttgtattttagaattAGTTTAAACCTGAGTCATCCAGCCAGTGGGGTGGCTGCTATGGAGAATCAGAAATCTGTATTAATCATTCCTCAATTTACATAGCTGTGAGAAAAACTGCACAATGACTGGAAGAGTGTAGGTACTAGTGATTTGGTAAATTTTAATTGTGTTAAACAATATAGTTCTAATAGGAAGAAAAGTAGGCCTTGATATTAAAAGTAGGCATTCAAATCAAATAGTGTGCTATAAGATGAAGCTGAAATAAAAGTCTGAGAAATAAACCTATCAAATTTGGTTATTCTAAACTTGGGGTTCTTGCATGCTTAGAGGGGATCTGTGAATGGACTTTGGGGGCATGTGAAGTCTCTGATTATATgcactttttaatgtattattcatTATAAGTACATTTTCTGCAGATAGAATCTATAGCTTCCACCAGATCCTTCAGTGGGTCCAAGAAGTAAAGTACATGCAGCCAGGGCGGTAGAAAGGCCTGTTAGTTACAGTGGACGTTCTGTTTACACAGAAACTAGGGCTTTACATCAGTGAGAACAGAAGCTAGAAATTGTCTCATCACTATTACCCAGGAAAATTTTCATCCCAACCGCCAGCTCAGAAATGCACTGTGAGGCACTTGGAGCTCATGCTTCTGGAAGAAATGGCAGATTCATGATTACTCTTACGTTCACTCTGGGGCATCCACTGGTGAAAtgcatttgttttttggttgaggGCAAAGGATTTAATGCATTTAAGTTAACTGTGCACATGAGGACGATTCTTCAGAGTATGGGGTGCTAAGAATTGTGGAACCAGGTGTTGGGTTCTGAGTTCAAACCCCAGTTTGGTTATGAATGAGCTGCACTGTATTTCTTTGCCTCCCTGAGTGCCCTGTTCATTGATAAAGTGATGATTTCTAAGATCTCTTCCAATTTCTTTTAGAAGTTAATCGGCTAAATTAGATTTGGGAAGCCTCATATTACACTGCATGTTATGACTAAGTATATCTAGATgataaaagtgatttaaaaatacgTTGAAATCAAAGGATCTAGAATTGGATTTGAATGCACGCTATTATTTCCCTCTACTTTTTCTAAGTGCACGAGCTGACCCCCAAATCCAGAGACACGTGGGGAGACCTGGTTAGAAACCCTTGTGCTTGACTGTTTAGGTTAAAGCAGTTCCTGTGGCCACGTAGCCTCCTCTGGCCTTCAGCGAGAACACACAAGGGGAGGAAAGCTATTTCCCCATATAAACTCATACGCTTATATATGCTTTGCAGCAATTTATAATTCATCTGACTAATGTTTGTTCACTGTGAAACATTAACTAGGAAGACAGGGTATGAGGTGACATGGCTGTGAAAGGGGAGCTTCTCCTGGGAGGTAAGGATCAGATTTTGTGGAAAGTTAAAACTTGGAGAATATTGGAAAACCGAGGCCCTAATAGTGCACTCTTTGCAAAAATTTCACCTTGGAGGGCTGATTAGAATAATGTAGCAGATGTAATTATCTTAACAATGCCTGGTTCTGGAAGAGGTAATGAACAGACATCTTAATAATGAGGAATAAGTAtttcactgttttattttcattaagttGTTTTATTAAAAGCGTGACTACTAATTAGTCTCAAGATTCTGGTCCCAAAGGAGGGATTGTGGTTCGAGCAGGGTCTGTGGGAGGAATGTATGTCTGAAATGCCTAAAACACCTGGTCATTTCAATCCAAATTCCATTTGGATTGGAGAGTAAACCAGATGTATGGCATCATGGCAAATAAAAATGACACTCTTCCTAATCCTATctatctttcttactttttttcagTAAGTATTACAGCTGAAATTGGTGTAAACATTACAATCAATCAGGAAACAATTTGTAGCAAATTCATTATTTAGGATCCTGGTGGTTGCAGTAGTCAGAAAGATACCAGATTTGAAGCCCACCCAGTTTGGTGACCCCtgtttttctatgaaaatatcGCCTGATTTGCAGATGCATCTTAGAAATGGAAAGCTGGACCTAGCCACCCAGAGTTGTTATTACTGACAGGCAGTAATGGTTGCAATAAACGAAAGAGATTTCACTGTAAACATGACCCTGATTGATAAAGTTGCTCATAGCTATTCTTGTTTATAGGATATTGGGCCAGGCTGAAACTTTCTGAGACAGGCAGTGAGAATGCAGGGTTGTATTGTAAATTTGACCCTGTATTCTTCACTGCTAGACCTTGGCTTTATATCCATCATTAGGTTTGAGGCTGAATGTGAAGACATCAGATGGTCTAAAATACTTAAATCCTTCCAAAGTAGCATGTAATACAACCACAaccaagggaaaaaaagcaaacactgcaaAAGGCTTTTATTTTATAGGCACCACTGCAAAATGAGGAATCACATCAAAACatatcaaatagaaaataataatttattttaacttcattttactGTTTGTAACTAATCATGATTTTGTGAACTTGCCTGTATAAGTCTGTACCTTCAAATCTACAAAGCAAAAGTTTACTACAATGAGCACTTAAAATTCCACAAACCGTCTCCATCCACAACTTTCCTGTACATGCAAATTCTTTCAATGGGCTGCAATATTTGCAAACATGCTTTAAACTTCCATAAAGATGCAAGATATTTTGCTTTCTGCTAAAACCTTTACACTCTCTTGGGAACCTTAACcaggaaaatgtttaaatgtatatCCCAACTCTAAACGCTGCCGGTTTGGTTATATGTATTAAATCGTTAACCACCGGGTTGGGTGGTTTTGAGTTGAAACCTTCACCTAAATAATAATATCTTAACGGTCACGCATATGAAACACATTCAGTAACGTAACATTATAAAATAGGGttccattaaaaatacatactGGCAGTTGTATTTGTGTTTTAGGCAGGAAAAAAGcgtgtttaactttttaatatgaaTATAGTTTAAACAAATTATTCTGTGAAAGTATGCTTAATAAAAGATCTTTCTGAAATTTAAACACTTTATGTAAAAGGGTACAGGTAGAAAAGTACAATTGCTATTTGAAAAAAGCTCTGTTTGTTAATATTGCCTTCCAAGATAGTAAGggtgtttttctctctcttcccttaaAATAGACCTATGACACCCAGAGTTGTAGGGTTTGCAAATTTGGACTATAAACATGAAGACCGTACTTATCTTATATACAAAAACTTGCCGCATTGAACGAGGCAGGAATTTCTACCCCAGTGGTAGTGGTCTCTTTTATGTACATAATGCAGAAGTGAAAATTATACAGTAGTCACCGATAGGAAGGAATTGTATACTCTAGTGCCGTCCGGGGATTTTGTGCCGTGGGTTAAGAGTTCTTGGATCGTCATCCAGTTATCGAAGATTTTTTTATTCCTCTTCTTCATCATCTTTTTGTGGCTCAGTTCGAGAATGTTCATCTCCTTCCTGTCATCGGCTGCTTGCTGCTCCTTGAGACAATCCAACCTGCTCTGCATCATGAACTcgcgccgccgccgctgctccTTGGCCTTCACCAGGTGCTGCTTCCTCTCCTCCTTGCTCCAGTAGCGCCCCATCTTCATCTCGCTCACCGCGTCGTCGTCGGTGGTCATGCCGCTGCGCTCTTCCCGGATCTTCAGGGCGCGCTCCCGCAGCAGGCGGTCCCGCACGGGCCTCTTGGTGATGTAGCGCGTCCCGTCGCTGCGGATCTTCACCTTCCACTCCATGCGCGGCTCCGACGGGGTGGGAGAGCTCAGGTCCTTGCACATGCTCACCAGGCTCATCTGGCTTTGCGCGTACTCCACGGCCGACTTCTGCTGGATCAGCTGCATGTAGCTCTGGTAGTGCTGGGCGTGCGCCGGGATGTGCGCGTGCTTGTATGGGGAGTGGTGATAGGAGGGCAGGTAGGCGCTGCCCagcttctggctgggcgtggggctCCGGCTCCCGTCGCTGGCTCTCCGCTCTTTGCTTTCCAGGGGCTGGTTGGGGTCCAGCTCCTTCAGGGACGGGCTATAGGTAGGGGTGCCCACTTCGGGATCTTCCATGATGGAGAGCAGATTCTTGGAGGCTGGCCCGTAGGCTTCCGTGGTCCCCACAGCCCCTTCGCTGCTCGGGCAGCTGATGCCCTCCGCCGCTCTCCTCAAGGAGTTGTCGGGGGAGATCTCCAGGGTGAGCGGGGTGCTGCGGCAGCTCTCGCCTGTGTTGTAGGCGCTCGAGCTGTCCTTGTCGGATTTCTCCGGGAGCTCAGTGATATCTGAGAGCTCGTGTCTGCGCACGTCGATGCTGGTGTTGTAGTTGCGGAAGCCGCTGTTGTGCAGCATCCAGGACTCGCGGTACTGCTCCTTGAGCTGCTGCATCTTGTGGGCGCGCACGATGCTCAGGCACTCCAGCTCGATGCTGCGCAGCTCCTCGTTCAGCAGCTCCAGCTCCTTGTCCACGCTCTCAGGGTCACTCTTAACGGCGTCCAGGGGGCCGCTAGGGTAGTACAGGCCGTAAGGGGTGGCGCTCTTCACCTGGCACTTGAGCTCCAGGAGCTCGCGGAAGCGCTCGCACTCGTCCACCGGGATCCCCAGGTAGTCGGCGTCCGTGCAGTCGGCCGAAATGAAAGACTCGTTGCTGAAGGGCAGGTCGCCGCTGCCCAAGGTGTCCTGGCTGCAGGTGAGCTTCCTCTGCCCCGCCAGCGGGTTGGAGGATGCGGTGGCGTCGTCGCCATTGTTCTCTTGCTCCGAGCTCTCGTCATTACGGGTGCTCTCGTCGGTCCGCCCCACACCGCTGTCCTTCTCGTGCTGGTTGGACAAGATGGTGGCTGTATCTGTGGTCCCACCGTCTTCGTCGTGCTTCTTCTGCATAAACACAAGAACAAAGGGTCACAGTGAGGGAGGCCTGCGCAGCAGGTACTCAGGTTTGACCTTTCCTTGCAGTTTCTGGTTAGGGCAGGCTGTACATTTCTAAGGCCAAGAGACAGCATCTGACAGTAGGACCACGTCAATAGCGTGGGCCTTAGCTACACCTACCCGTATCtacctgggcaagtcacttgttCTTGTCCTCAgttttgtaaaataaggataatagtcACTTTATCTCAATGAATGATTCTCAATGATTCTGTTAAATGAATCAGTACACAGGTAGAAGGATGTATAAAGGTCCTTGTTTAACTCAATAAGGACTCAGTAAGTGGCTCATTAAGACTCTGACAATGGTAGTAGCATAGTAGGGAGCTAGAGAGCTCCAAGCAGCTCCTGTTAAACAGAGGGGATTGTTTTACTTTGGAAAACATGGCTTTTTGCAATCTATGGTAATGCCGACGCATATGTTTTCCAAACAAATTATCAGAAGGTCAGCTTTGCTTTGGCAATGTTGCTTAGATTTAAAAGCTTAGCTAGGGACAGTACCAGCTTGCATTTCATTGGTCTGGTGCGCAAATAGAAAAGTACTTGAGGCTGTTTTCTTGCGCCTTCCAGGTGGATGGGCTTCTGATGGTCTTTAGCACCATAAAGGGAGATGGAGGAAGCAGATTTTCCTCCAGCTCCGCAGGGCAGAGTGTCAGGGACTGGTGCGTGGGCGTTACCTGCTGAAGCACGCTAGCTGTGAATTGCATGGCCTGGTGGTGCTGCTCCTCCAGCATGTCCATGTGCAGGTCATCCAGAAAGTCGTTCCTGTCATCGTCCATCCAGCCCTCATCCAGCTGCAGGCAAGAGCAGCCAACACATGCCTTAGAAGTTTCCTTTCatgttcatttatgtttttttaaaaatgacattaccTTGGGGGAAAATATTTCTAGGGCTTCCTCTAAGAGTCATCAAAATGCAGTCTGCCCAATGATTTGCTGTTAAGTCAGGAAACTATCCAACCCTTACATTAAACAGACCTCCAACCCTACACTACATCTGGGGAAGTCTTTAAtatccatgattttttttttcagggtgaaACTCTTTCATCCATCTCAGCTACTTTCAGTGCAGTAGGACACCTGTGTAGGAGGGTCAGGTAGATTTAGCTGGTCCACCTGCTTGCTGGACCAGACACGAGTTTAACAGGTCCCATAGAAAAACGATTTTCAGTGTGAAAAGAGTTCTTTCTGATACAGTAACTAGCTGTTTGGCTTGGGCAagataccactttttttttttttttttttttttttttttttttttttgagacagaatctcactctgtctcccaggctggagtgcagtggcacgatctcagttcactgcaacctctgcctcccgagtagctgggattacaggcatgcgccactatgcacagctaattttggtatttttagtagagattgggtttcaccatgttggccaggctggcctcatcctgacctcaagtgaacctcctgcctcagcctcccaacatgctgggattataggcgtgagccactgagcctggctggaTATCACTTTTAAGAGGCCTTTTTCTGCCTTGCCCAAAAAAGAGTGAACTATTCAGAAGTTGGCACTCTATAGCCCATGGGCTGAATCCAGCctggtatttttataaataataataaaaaaagctgaatgagaacacagccatgctcattcgcTGACAtaattgtctatggctgcttttgcactagaGTGACAGTCTAGCAGTCATGGCAGAGATGGTATGGCCACCCAAGTCaaacatttactatctggccctttaagaaaaagtCTGTGACTGTGGGTGAGATGATTGCTGAAGTTCCCTTTGAGCTCATGAGGCTCCCATCTGTGGAGAATCAGATGCCCTGTATGCCACTGTCTGTCTCTCGGCTACTTTTTCAGTCGGGTTtcatactgatatggtttggctgtccccacccaaatctcaccttgaattgtagctcccataattcctacgtgttgtgcgagggacctcatgggagataattgaatcatgggggcagttttccccatactgttcccatggtagtgaataagtctcatgagatctgatagttttataaggggaaaccctgtttgcttggttctcatctctcttccctgctgccacgtaagacgtgccttttgccttccaccatgattgtgaggcctccccagccatgtggaactgtgagtccatgaaacctctttttctttataaattacccagtctcgagtatgtctttatcagcagcatgaaaacggactaatacacatacCTAAAGAGATCTACTACTGGATTGCCCTAGATGTGTTGCTGGAGCCATTCTAAGTGGATCAAGAGTGCCACCTGGGTGAGTTCATGATTCCTCCTGTGGAAGGAGTTATTACAACACAGAGGTTTCTGAATCAGATTACTTGGGCCTGAACCCCTCCCTGCTTTATCACCCTCCTTCTGGGCCTTTCCTGGGTAACTTTTGAATCTCTGgaaacttccatctcctgggaaGGCTCTCCTGTGTGTAAAGTGCTCCACGGAGGGCCTAGCACTTATTCGGTGGTCATATcagttttaattatttatcattcaatgtttcttttaatttgaaaGAGCAAGTTTTAATTCCCCATACTCTGCTATTGTAAGTGAAACCTGCACAGATCAAGGCTGGAACATATGTCAGGCCTTGGGAAGTCAAATGTCTTGACGTGACCCCGGTTGtgttttccattcaattctgtttccttttccttccctatGATCCCTGCATTAACGAACGGGTGGGCCTGCAGTATAGATGCCAGGGTGGGTATCTAACCAACCTTAAATGGCTAACTCATAAAGTGAATTCTGAATCACAGCAAGTTTGATTACATTTCCAGGGAACAAAGCACCTTCAAGTTCACAGCCAATACTCAGGTGCTCTTTTGCAGGCCTGGGGAATCTTTTGATTTTAGAAATATAGACCCAGTTTCATCTGTAGGAAGCCGATTTACCTGGAGTTCAGGCCTTGCAATCAGCaatgaaaagtttttattttcttcactggTTAGAAGAGCCACAGCCTCTTCACGGTTCTGCACCTCTATCccattaatctttaaaaaaaaagggggggatggggagagtggggagaCAAATAGCTTGATTAGATGGTGCaaaatcattctattttatttcagacCTGCATTTGTCACCCACTCACAGTTAGAACATACAACTTCCGTGTAGCTGGAAAAGAATAATGATGTTAGGAAGGAAAGGTCTTGCTCAGACCAATGCAGTTTCTCTGGTCTATAAGGGAGCCTCCATGAGTGTAGTTCATGAGGTGACTGTGATGTGTGGGTTGTGAACAGAAGGGGCTGGACCTCCAGAAGACGGCACTGAGAAAAATCATAATGCTCTGCGGAGGGAACATGGAAGCAATTAGACATAATATTCAGGCAGGAGTATATGTAGACATTATTGgataatatagaagaaaaagcAGCAAACTGAGGTTaagaaaatggaatagaattataCATGGTGTTTTGTGTCCCCAGTTTGACACTTAAACTTCTTTGGGCCAGGCGGAGGGTCAAGTGGGCGTGACACTCTCACTATCACACTTGATTAACCCTCTTGCAGGATTTTTGCTTGCATGTCCTGGTGACTTTGAGCCCTGCTGGTCTGGAGGTCTTAGTCCTGGTGGAACGCCGCCTCCAGGGGACACAGCAATGGTTCCACTGAATTGGAAGTGGAGCCTTCCACATGCCTCCTTACACTAGTGAGCCAACAGGCAGCAAAAGGGGTGACTCTATTGGTTGGAGTGATTGCCCTCAATTACCAAGGAAGATGGGCTTGCTGTGACACAGTGGAGGCAGGGAGGATTGTGTCTGGAACCTAGGGGATTCCTTGGAGTACCTCTGAGTGCTTCCATTCTCAGTAGTAAAGGTTAATGGAAAACTCCagcaatcaaaaaaaaaaaaaaaaaaaaaaaagcagtatgcTGAGGACCCTGACCCTTCAGGtgtgaaggtttgggtcacttcCCTAGGGCAAGCGATCCTGAGCAGCACAGGTTCTGGCTGAAGGCTAGAGAAACCCAGAGTAGGCAGtggaagaagaaaatcaaaatgactTGTGGTGAGGTATGCAATGAGAAAAACACAGTGGATTAAGAATGAGAGGATACGGATGAGAAGAGGTAGAAAGCTAAGCCTTGTGGACACAATGATGCCAAGaatttcaattctgtgagattaaAGAAGGTTGTAGCCAAAAGAGACATGAATGGTCTCATTTTGACTAGACGGAGCAACAGGGCTCGAGGTCAAGTAATGACCCTTAGAAGCGATTCCAGGATGGTTAGATGTTGAGTCAGAAAATTTCTAAGACTTTTCAATCGATTCTGCTAAATTTGCCAAAAATGTTCCCCTTTATGGACGAGCCTCTGAAATGCTTGGTCCAAAGTTAATCTTTCAGAGAAATCTAAAACGAGAATTATTTTAGTTCACAAGTTGTAAACTGTTGGCCTGACTTTGGCTCACTGATGTTTGTTTTGATCCAAacagaatgaaacaaaataagGAGAA harbors:
- the PDZRN3 gene encoding E3 ubiquitin-protein ligase PDZRN3 isoform X5, translating into MFTPPSESQLVDTGTQTDITFEHIMALTKMSSPSPPVLDPYLLPEEHPSAHEYYDPNDYIGDIHQEMDREELELEEVDLYRMNSQDKLGLTVCYRTDDEDDIGIYISEIDPNSIAAKDGRIREGDRIIQINGIEVQNREEAVALLTSEENKNFSLLIARPELQLDEGWMDDDRNDFLDDLHMDMLEEQHHQAMQFTASVLQQKKHDEDGGTTDTATILSNQHEKDSGVGRTDESTRNDESSEQENNGDDATASSNPLAGQRKLTCSQDTLGSGDLPFSNESFISADCTDADYLGIPVDECERFRELLELKCQVKSATPYGLYYPSGPLDAVKSDPESVDKELELLNEELRSIELECLSIVRAHKMQQLKEQYRESWMLHNSGFRNYNTSIDVRRHELSDITELPEKSDKDSSSAYNTGESCRSTPLTLEISPDNSLRRAAEGISCPSSEGAVGTTEAYGPASKNLLSIMEDPEVGTPTYSPSLKELDPNQPLESKERRASDGSRSPTPSQKLGSAYLPSYHHSPYKHAHIPAHAQHYQSYMQLIQQKSAVEYAQSQMSLVSMCKDLSSPTPSEPRMEWKVKIRSDGTRYITKRPVRDRLLRERALKIREERSGMTTDDDAVSEMKMGRYWSKEERKQHLVKAKEQRRRREFMMQSRLDCLKEQQAADDRKEMNILELSHKKMMKKRNKKIFDNWMTIQELLTHGTKSPDGTRVYNSFLSVTTV
- the PDZRN3 gene encoding E3 ubiquitin-protein ligase PDZRN3 isoform X4, which codes for MINQVNGKDLSRATHDQAVEAFKTAKEPIVVQVLRRTPRTKMFTPPSESQLVDTGTQTDITFEHIMALTKMSSPSPPVLDPYLLPEEHPSAHEYYDPNDYIGDIHQEMDREELELEEVDLYRMNSQDKLGLTVCYRTDDEDDIGIYISEIDPNSIAAKDGRIREGDRIIQINGIEVQNREEAVALLTSEENKNFSLLIARPELQLDEGWMDDDRNDFLDDLHMDMLEEQHHQAMQFTASVLQQKKHDEDGGTTDTATILSNQHEKDSGVGRTDESTRNDESSEQENNGDDATASSNPLAGQRKLTCSQDTLGSGDLPFSNESFISADCTDADYLGIPVDECERFRELLELKCQVKSATPYGLYYPSGPLDAVKSDPESVDKELELLNEELRSIELECLSIVRAHKMQQLKEQYRESWMLHNSGFRNYNTSIDVRRHELSDITELPEKSDKDSSSAYNTGESCRSTPLTLEISPDNSLRRAAEGISCPSSEGAVGTTEAYGPASKNLLSIMEDPEVGTPTYSPSLKELDPNQPLESKERRASDGSRSPTPSQKLGSAYLPSYHHSPYKHAHIPAHAQHYQSYMQLIQQKSAVEYAQSQMSLVSMCKDLSSPTPSEPRMEWKVKIRSDGTRYITKRPVRDRLLRERALKIREERSGMTTDDDAVSEMKMGRYWSKEERKQHLVKAKEQRRRREFMMQSRLDCLKEQQAADDRKEMNILELSHKKMMKKRNKKIFDNWMTIQELLTHGTKSPDGTRVYNSFLSVTTV
- the PDZRN3 gene encoding E3 ubiquitin-protein ligase PDZRN3 isoform X2 produces the protein MGFELDRFDGDVDPDLKCALCHKVLEDPLTTPCGHVFCAGCVLPWVVQEGSCPARCRGRLSAKELNHVLPLKRLILKLDIKCAYAARGCGRVVKLQQLPEHLERCDFAPARCRHAGCGQVLLRRDVEAHMRDACDARPVGRCQEGCGLPLTHGEQRAGGHCCARALRAHNGALQARLGALHKALKKEALRAGKREKSLVAQLAAAQLELQMTALRYQKKFTEYSARLDSLSRCVAAPPGGKDNHDGSSSEGIFVSKIVDSGPAAKEGGLQIHDRIIEVNGKDLSRATHDQAVEAFKTAKEPIVVQVLRRTPRTKMFTPPSESQLVDTGTQTDITFEHIMALTKMSSPSPPVLDPYLLPEEHPSAHEYYDPNDYIGDIHQEMDREELELEEVDLYRMNSQDKLGLTVCYRTDDEDDIGIYISEIDPNSIAAKDGRIREGDRIIQINGIEVQNREEAVALLTSEENKNFSLLIARPELQLDEGWMDDDRNDFLDDLHMDMLEEQHHQAMQFTASVLQQKKHDEDGGTTDTATILSNQHEKDSGVGRTDESTRNDESSEQENNGDDATASSNPLAGQRKLTCSQDTLGSGDLPFSNESFISADCTDADYLGIPVDECERFRELLELKCQVKSATPYGLYYPSGPLDAVKSDPESVDKELELLNEELRSIELECLSIVRAHKMQQLKEQYRESWMLHNSGFRNYNTSIDVRRHELSDITELPEKSDKDSSSAYNTGESCRSTPLTLEISPDNSLRRAAEGISCPSSEGAVGTTEAYGPASKNLLSIMEDPEVGTPTYSPSLKELDPNQPLESKERRASDGSRSPTPSQKLGSAYLPSYHHSPYKHAHIPAHAQHYQSYMQLIQQKSAVEYAQSQMSLVSMCKDLSSPTPSEPRMEWKVKIRSDGTRYITKRPVRDRLLRERALKIREERSGMTTDDDAVSEMKMGRYWSKEERKQHLVKAKEQRRRREFMMQSRLDCLKEQQAADDRKEMNILELSHKKMMKKRNKKIFDNWMTIQELLTHGTKSPDGTRVYNSFLSVTTV
- the PDZRN3 gene encoding E3 ubiquitin-protein ligase PDZRN3 isoform X1, with amino-acid sequence MGFELDRFDGDVDPDLKCALCHKVLEDPLTTPCGHVFCAGCVLPWVVQEGSCPARCRGRLSAKELNHVLPLKRLILKLDIKCAYAARGCGRVVKLQQLPEHLERCDFAPARCRHAGCGQVLLRRDVEAHMRDACDARPVGRCQEGCGLPLTHGEQRAGGHCCARALRAHNGALQARLGALHKALKKEALRAGKREKSLVAQLAAAQLELQMTALRYQKKFTEYSARLDSLSRCVAAPPGGKGEETKSLTLVLHRDSGSLGFNIIGGRPSVDNHDGSSSEGIFVSKIVDSGPAAKEGGLQIHDRIIEVNGKDLSRATHDQAVEAFKTAKEPIVVQVLRRTPRTKMFTPPSESQLVDTGTQTDITFEHIMALTKMSSPSPPVLDPYLLPEEHPSAHEYYDPNDYIGDIHQEMDREELELEEVDLYRMNSQDKLGLTVCYRTDDEDDIGIYISEIDPNSIAAKDGRIREGDRIIQINGIEVQNREEAVALLTSEENKNFSLLIARPELQLDEGWMDDDRNDFLDDLHMDMLEEQHHQAMQFTASVLQQKKHDEDGGTTDTATILSNQHEKDSGVGRTDESTRNDESSEQENNGDDATASSNPLAGQRKLTCSQDTLGSGDLPFSNESFISADCTDADYLGIPVDECERFRELLELKCQVKSATPYGLYYPSGPLDAVKSDPESVDKELELLNEELRSIELECLSIVRAHKMQQLKEQYRESWMLHNSGFRNYNTSIDVRRHELSDITELPEKSDKDSSSAYNTGESCRSTPLTLEISPDNSLRRAAEGISCPSSEGAVGTTEAYGPASKNLLSIMEDPEVGTPTYSPSLKELDPNQPLESKERRASDGSRSPTPSQKLGSAYLPSYHHSPYKHAHIPAHAQHYQSYMQLIQQKSAVEYAQSQMSLVSMCKDLSSPTPSEPRMEWKVKIRSDGTRYITKRPVRDRLLRERALKIREERSGMTTDDDAVSEMKMGRYWSKEERKQHLVKAKEQRRRREFMMQSRLDCLKEQQAADDRKEMNILELSHKKMMKKRNKKIFDNWMTIQELLTHGTKSPDGTRVYNSFLSVTTV
- the PDZRN3 gene encoding E3 ubiquitin-protein ligase PDZRN3 isoform X3 encodes the protein MGCSLCSLQKQEEQYKLLYEVCQVNGKDLSRATHDQAVEAFKTAKEPIVVQVLRRTPRTKMFTPPSESQLVDTGTQTDITFEHIMALTKMSSPSPPVLDPYLLPEEHPSAHEYYDPNDYIGDIHQEMDREELELEEVDLYRMNSQDKLGLTVCYRTDDEDDIGIYISEIDPNSIAAKDGRIREGDRIIQINGIEVQNREEAVALLTSEENKNFSLLIARPELQLDEGWMDDDRNDFLDDLHMDMLEEQHHQAMQFTASVLQQKKHDEDGGTTDTATILSNQHEKDSGVGRTDESTRNDESSEQENNGDDATASSNPLAGQRKLTCSQDTLGSGDLPFSNESFISADCTDADYLGIPVDECERFRELLELKCQVKSATPYGLYYPSGPLDAVKSDPESVDKELELLNEELRSIELECLSIVRAHKMQQLKEQYRESWMLHNSGFRNYNTSIDVRRHELSDITELPEKSDKDSSSAYNTGESCRSTPLTLEISPDNSLRRAAEGISCPSSEGAVGTTEAYGPASKNLLSIMEDPEVGTPTYSPSLKELDPNQPLESKERRASDGSRSPTPSQKLGSAYLPSYHHSPYKHAHIPAHAQHYQSYMQLIQQKSAVEYAQSQMSLVSMCKDLSSPTPSEPRMEWKVKIRSDGTRYITKRPVRDRLLRERALKIREERSGMTTDDDAVSEMKMGRYWSKEERKQHLVKAKEQRRRREFMMQSRLDCLKEQQAADDRKEMNILELSHKKMMKKRNKKIFDNWMTIQELLTHGTKSPDGTRVYNSFLSVTTV